From Triticum aestivum cultivar Chinese Spring chromosome 4A, IWGSC CS RefSeq v2.1, whole genome shotgun sequence, a single genomic window includes:
- the LOC123084598 gene encoding cysteine-rich receptor-like protein kinase 6, translating to MAAVLAYESHVEGIDSTESLIIDLPTIRIATDNFAEDHKLGEGGFGAVYKGSLPDGQDIAVKRLSRFSQQGIGELKNELVLISNLQHKNLVRLIGVCLQEDEKLLVYEYMPNKSLDTFLFDSEKRKELHWGRRLMIIDGIARGLQYLHEDSLLKIVHRDLKASNILLDANMNPKISDFGLAKLFGGDQSQDITNRVVGTYGYMAPEYALRGRYSIKSDIYSFGVLILEILTGRKNSDTYNSDQLIDLPSLVWEYWTMKSIMEMIDPYLRGDSSQEEILRCVHIGLSCVQEDPAERPTIWTINVMLDSNTIPSHPPSKPAFYVEMGANFVSEGINDSTPKSNAASLNELSITDPEPR from the exons ATGGCCGCCGTCCTCGCGT ATGAATCTCATGTGGAGGGCATTGATAGCACTGAATCACTTATTATTGATCTACCAACAATACGGATTGCCACAGATAACTTTGCCGAAGATCATAAGCTTGGTGAAGGAGGATTTGGTGCAGTTTACAAG GGCTCCCTTCCTGATGGTCAAGATATAGCTGTGAAACGCCTCTCTCGGTTTTCTCAACAAGGAATAGGGGAACTAAAAAATGAGCTAGTCTTAATTTCCAATCTGCAGCACAAAAACCTTGTGAGACTTATTGGTGTCTGCTTGCAAGAGGATGAGAAGCTTCTTGTCTACGAGTACATGCCAAACAAAAGTCTGGACACGTTTCTTTTTG ATTCCGAGAAACGCAAAGAGTTACATTGGGGGAGGAGACTCATGATAATAGATGGAATTGCTCGTGGATTGCAATATCTACATGAAGATTCTCTATTGAAGATAGTCCACCGGGATCTAAAGGCAAGTAACATTCTATTGGATGCAAACATGAATCCAAAAATTTCAGACTTTGGCTTGGCAAAGCTTTTTGGAGGGGATCAATCACAAGACATCACAAATCGAGTTGTTGGAACATA TGGATACATGGCACCAGAATACGCTCTACGGGGGCGGTATTCTATAAAATCAGACATATATAGCTTTGGTGTGTTGATTTTGGAGATACTCACCGGAAGGAAAAATAGTGACACCTACAATTCTGACCAACTTATTGATCTGCCAAGTCTG GTATGGGAATACTGGACAATGAAATCAATTATGGAGATGATTGACCCTTACTTGAGAGGCGATTCCTCGCAGGAAGAGATTTTGAGGTGCGTTCACATTGGACTATCATGCGTTCAGGAAGACCCTGCTGAGAGGCCAACTATATGGACGATCAATGTCATGCTGGATAGCAACACAATCCCGTCCCACCCACCATCCAAGCCAGCATTCTACGTAGAAATGGGTGCAAACTTTGTCTCAGAAGGTATCAATGATTCAACGCCCAAGTCGAACGCGGCGTCACTGAATGAGCTATCAATAACAGATCCAGAACCAAGATAA